The following proteins come from a genomic window of Miscanthus floridulus cultivar M001 chromosome 2, ASM1932011v1, whole genome shotgun sequence:
- the LOC136536921 gene encoding glycine-rich cell wall structural protein 1.0-like, whose translation MTRLDKETGEGAEAPNLPGDDGGGRGRGGGGPWAGDGARRQERRKRGGRRGRGGGGLRGGGGRARGGLRGGGVRAAADCAVACAAAACAAAAGERAAACAAAASTRRPSARWRARRRRRASGGSGGRGLG comes from the exons ATGACCCGCTTAGACA AAGAGACTGGGGAGGGAGCAGAGGCACCGAACCTTCCGGGCGACGACGGCGGAGGACGCGGCCGGGGCggcggcgggccgtgggcaggcGACGGGGCGAGACGACAGGAGAGGAGGAAACGGGGGGGGCGACgggggaggggcggcggcggcctgcgcggtggcggcgggcgagcgcgcggtggcctgcgcggcggcggcgtccgcgcGGCGGCCGATTGTGCCGtggcgtgcgcggcggcggcctgcgcggcggcggcgggcgagcgcgcggcggcctgcgcggcggcggcgtccacgcggcggccgagcgcgcggtggcgtgcgcggcggcggcggcgggcgagtgGCGGCTCGGGCGGGCGCGGCTTGGGATAA
- the LOC136539434 gene encoding putative B3 domain-containing protein Os10g0537100 has product MEFTPAYARVVEDSERPRGGMAWVEKEHMFEKVVTPSDVGKLNRLVIPKQHAERYFPALNALTAAAAAAAGGGKGLVLSFEDRAGKSWRFRYSYWNSSQSYVMTKGWSRFVKEKRLGAGDTVLFARGAGGEGAPRGRFFIDFRRRRQDLAFLQPPLVSAQRLLPLPSVPICPWQDYGGSTPAPSRHVLFLRPQVPAAVVLTSMPVHVAASAVEATRSKRVRLFGVNLDCPPDAAEDGATVTRTASTLLQLPSPSSSTSSSTAGKDACSLDLGL; this is encoded by the coding sequence ATGGAGTTCACGCCCGCGTATGCCCGTGTCGTCGAGGATTCCGAGAGGCCTCGCGGCGGCATGGCGTGGGTGGAGAAGGAGCACATGTTCGAGAAGGTGGTCACCCCGAGCGACGTAGGGAAGCTCAACCGCCTCGTCATCCCAAAGCAGCACGCTGAGCGCTACTTCCCCGCGCTGAACGCCTtgaccgccgccgcggcggcggcggcaggcggcGGGAAGGGGCTGGTGCTAAGCTTCGAGGACCGGGCGGGGAAGTCGTGGCGCTTCCGCTACTCGTACTGGAACAGCAGCCAGAGCTACGTGATGACCAAGGGATGGAGCCGCTTCGTGAAGGAGAAGCGCCTCGGCGCCGGGGACACAGTCTTGTTCGCGCGCGGCGCGGGCGGCGAGGGCGCCCCGCGCGGCCGCTTCTTCATCGatttccgccgccgccgccaggacCTCGCGTTCCTGCAGCCGCCGTTGGTGTCTGCGCAGCGCCTCCTGCCGCTCCCGTCGGTGCCCATCTGCCCGTGGCAGGACTACGGCGGCTCCACTCCGGCGCCGAGCCGGCACGTGCTGTTCCTGCGCCCGCAGGTGCCGGCCGCCGTTGTTCTTACGTCAATGCCCGTGCACGTTGCTGCATCCGCGGTGGAGGCGACGAGGTCAAAGCGCGTCCGCCTGTTCGGGGTGAACCTCGACTGCCCGCCGGACGCTGCCGAAGACGGCGCCACAGTCACCCGGACGGCGTCGACGCTTCTGCAATTGCCCTCGCCATCGTCGTCAACATCCTCCTCGACGGCAGGGAAGGATGCGTGCTCTTTGGATCTTGGACTGTGA